The proteins below are encoded in one region of Diceros bicornis minor isolate mBicDic1 chromosome 14, mDicBic1.mat.cur, whole genome shotgun sequence:
- the GLO1 gene encoding lactoylglutathione lyase, whose protein sequence is MADPQPASSGLSDEGALSCCSDPDPSTKDFLFQQTMLRIKDPKKSLDFYTRVLGMTLLQKLDFPTMKFSLFFLAYEDKKDIPKDKDEKVAWVFSRKAALELTHNWGTENDETQSYHSGNSDPRGFGHIGIAVPDVHAACKRFEELGVKFVKKPDDGKMKGLAFIQDPDGYWIEILNPNNMATII, encoded by the exons ATGGCAGACCCGCAGCCCGCGTCCAGCGGCCTCAGCGACGAGGGCGCCCTCAGTTGCTGCTCTGACCCGGACCCCAGCACCAAG GACTTTTTGTTCCAGCAGACCATGCTGCGCATTAAAGATCCCAAGAAGTCATTGGATTTTTATACTAGAGTTCTTGGAATGAC GCTACTCCAAAAATTAGATTTTCCCACTATGaaattttcactctttttcttggCTTATGAGGATAAAAAGGACATCCCAAAAGATAAAGATGAAAAAGTAGCGTGGGTATTTTCCAGAAAAGCTGCACTTGAACTGACACA CAATTGGGGCACTGAAAATGATGAGACCCAGAGTTACCACAGTGGCAATTCAGACCCTCGAGGATTTG GTCACATTGGAATTGCTGTTCCTGATGTACATGCTGCTTGTAAAAGGTTTGAAGAACTAGGAGTCAAGTTTGTGAAGAAACCTGATGATG gTAAAATGAAAGGCCTGGCATTTATTCAAGATCCTGATGGCTACTGGATTGAAATTTTGAATCCTAACAATATGGCAACTATTATTTAG